A single genomic interval of Brevibacillus brevis harbors:
- a CDS encoding DUF2768 family protein, producing the protein MTKMNISLIAIGLMFVCNLVMIFARKISNGFLRFLVKTFAFLLLLVVLVMILIVIFV; encoded by the coding sequence ATGACAAAGATGAACATTTCCTTAATCGCCATTGGACTCATGTTCGTCTGCAATTTAGTTATGATCTTTGCCAGAAAAATATCCAATGGGTTTTTGCGGTTCCTTGTGAAGACCTTCGCATTCTTACTATTACTCGTCGTGCTTGTCATGATTTTGATTGTGATTTTTGTCTAG
- the spoIVA gene encoding stage IV sporulation protein A has product MERVDIFKDIAERTGGDIYLGVVGPVRTGKSTFIKRFMEQVVIPNINSEAERIRATDELPQSASGRTIMTTEPKFVPNQAVNVHVTEGLSINVRLVDCVGYTVQGAKGFEDDNGPRMVNTPWYEEPVPFEEAAEVGTRKVIQEHSTIGIVVTTDGSIAEIPRVGYIDAEERVVNELKEVGKPFVIVVNSTRPRSDEAQNLRVQLQEKYDVPVVALSVDHMTEQEILLLMREVLFEFPVHEVNVNLPSWVMVLENGHWLRQNYEEAVRETVQDIRRLRDVDRVVGFFNDYDFVEKASLAGMHMGQGIAEIDLYAPDELYDRILMEIVGVEINGKDHLLKIMQEFAHAKREFDQVAEALHMVRSTGYGIAAPSLHEMTLDEPELIRQGPRFGVRLKATAPSIHMIRVDVESEFAPIIGTEKQSEELVRYLMQDFDKDPLSIWNSDIFGRSLHSIVREGIQAKITMMPDNARYKLQETLGRIINEGSGGLIAIIL; this is encoded by the coding sequence GTGGAACGAGTCGACATCTTTAAAGACATTGCCGAACGGACGGGCGGAGACATCTACCTCGGAGTGGTAGGCCCTGTTCGTACGGGAAAGTCGACCTTTATCAAGCGGTTTATGGAGCAAGTTGTCATTCCGAATATCAACTCTGAAGCGGAGCGGATACGAGCGACAGACGAGTTGCCGCAGAGCGCTTCAGGACGAACAATCATGACAACCGAACCCAAATTTGTTCCGAATCAGGCCGTAAACGTACATGTGACAGAAGGACTCAGCATCAATGTCCGCCTCGTTGACTGCGTTGGCTATACGGTGCAAGGGGCAAAGGGCTTTGAAGACGACAATGGCCCAAGAATGGTAAATACACCTTGGTATGAAGAGCCTGTACCATTTGAGGAAGCGGCCGAAGTCGGGACACGCAAGGTTATCCAGGAACACTCAACCATCGGGATCGTTGTGACAACGGATGGCAGCATCGCGGAAATCCCGCGTGTAGGATACATCGATGCAGAGGAACGGGTTGTAAACGAGCTGAAGGAAGTCGGAAAACCGTTCGTGATCGTTGTAAACTCGACGCGTCCGCGCTCCGACGAAGCACAAAACCTGCGTGTACAGCTCCAGGAAAAATACGATGTACCAGTCGTTGCCTTGTCGGTTGATCATATGACAGAGCAGGAAATCTTGCTCCTCATGAGAGAGGTCCTGTTTGAATTCCCAGTTCATGAAGTAAATGTAAATCTGCCGAGCTGGGTAATGGTGCTGGAAAACGGGCACTGGCTGCGTCAGAACTACGAGGAAGCTGTACGAGAGACCGTGCAGGACATCCGCCGGTTACGCGATGTGGACCGTGTCGTCGGCTTCTTCAATGACTATGACTTTGTAGAGAAAGCCTCCCTTGCTGGTATGCACATGGGGCAAGGGATTGCAGAGATTGACCTCTACGCGCCAGATGAACTGTATGACCGCATCTTGATGGAAATTGTCGGTGTAGAGATAAATGGCAAGGATCACTTGCTGAAAATCATGCAGGAATTCGCACACGCCAAGCGCGAGTTTGATCAGGTAGCGGAAGCATTGCACATGGTCCGAAGTACGGGCTACGGTATAGCAGCCCCGTCGTTGCATGAAATGACCTTGGACGAACCTGAACTAATCCGCCAGGGACCGCGCTTTGGAGTCAGGCTCAAAGCAACAGCACCGTCTATTCACATGATTCGGGTGGATGTCGAGTCTGAATTCGCTCCGATTATCGGAACAGAGAAGCAGAGTGAGGAGCTTGTCCGTTATCTGATGCAAGATTTTGACAAAGATCCGCTTTCCATCTGGAACTCCGATATTTTTGGACGCTCGCTCCATTCCATCGTAAGAGAGGGTATTCAGGCAAAAATTACCATGATGCCAGACAACGCCAGGTACAAATTACAGGAGACTTTGGGTCGAATCATCAACGAGGGATCGGGTGGCCTGATAGCGATCATACTCTAA
- a CDS encoding UbiX family flavin prenyltransferase, which yields MNKQKWAVGITGASGAIYGVRVVQELLRAGHIVHLMITEAGWQVFRDELDWHTDDREALLQEKLQLDFSGELHYWGLRDFNCPAASGSYRCDGMIVVPCSMGTVSGIAHGASGNLLERVADVMIKEGRRLVIVPRETPLNAIQLENMLKLSRLGVKILPAMPGYYQKPQTMDDLINFVVGKTLDAIDVPHSLFRRWGE from the coding sequence ATGAACAAACAAAAGTGGGCTGTCGGGATAACGGGTGCAAGTGGTGCTATCTACGGTGTTCGAGTCGTCCAGGAGCTTTTACGTGCTGGACATATCGTTCACTTGATGATTACAGAAGCCGGCTGGCAAGTATTTCGTGATGAACTGGATTGGCACACGGATGACAGAGAGGCTCTGTTGCAGGAGAAGCTGCAACTAGACTTTTCGGGTGAGCTACATTATTGGGGACTGCGAGATTTCAATTGTCCCGCAGCCAGTGGTTCCTATCGCTGTGACGGTATGATCGTAGTGCCGTGCTCGATGGGGACTGTTTCTGGCATCGCACATGGCGCATCAGGTAATTTGCTGGAGCGCGTTGCTGATGTCATGATCAAGGAAGGTCGGCGATTGGTCATCGTTCCGAGAGAGACACCGCTCAATGCGATTCAGCTCGAGAACATGCTCAAATTAAGCCGTCTGGGTGTCAAAATTCTGCCTGCTATGCCAGGCTACTATCAGAAACCGCAAACCATGGATGATCTGATCAATTTTGTGGTAGGGAAAACTTTGGATGCAATTGATGTACCACATTCGCTGTTCCGGCGTTGGGGGGAATAA
- a CDS encoding UbiA-like polyprenyltransferase has translation MGLRKLKIILEMIKFEHSLFALPFAFMGAVLGSIVVENAWPTWSEIFWVTVAMVGARSAAMSLNRVIDRVIDAKNPRTVTRAIPAGLISIVEVILFIVVSFAVLFIAAYQLNDLAVKLLPLAVFVLVLYSYTKRFTWLCHFVLGVAIGFGPLGGWVATTGQVDGIGLLLFASVMFWTAGFDIIYACQDADFDRKEGLYSMPSRFGIANALLIARICHVLTFVGLMSLYVVADLSIWFLVGVLISGAILIYEHTLVKPTDLSKLDMAFFNMNGILSVVMFTFTMIDLVIA, from the coding sequence ATGGGTCTACGTAAATTAAAAATCATCTTGGAAATGATTAAATTTGAGCACTCCCTTTTTGCCCTGCCTTTTGCTTTTATGGGAGCTGTTTTGGGAAGTATTGTGGTAGAGAATGCATGGCCTACCTGGTCGGAAATTTTTTGGGTGACGGTAGCAATGGTGGGCGCTCGCAGTGCAGCGATGTCCTTAAACCGTGTCATCGACCGGGTGATTGATGCGAAAAATCCTCGGACGGTCACACGAGCGATTCCTGCTGGCCTTATTTCGATTGTGGAAGTCATTTTGTTTATCGTGGTGTCCTTTGCGGTGTTATTTATTGCTGCATACCAGTTAAATGATTTGGCTGTGAAATTGTTGCCGCTCGCTGTGTTTGTTCTTGTGCTTTATTCCTATACGAAACGCTTTACTTGGCTTTGCCACTTTGTTCTCGGGGTTGCCATCGGGTTTGGTCCGTTGGGTGGCTGGGTAGCGACAACGGGTCAAGTAGATGGCATCGGCCTTCTATTGTTTGCATCCGTTATGTTCTGGACAGCAGGATTTGATATCATTTATGCGTGCCAGGACGCCGATTTTGACCGAAAAGAAGGACTTTATTCCATGCCGAGCCGCTTCGGAATTGCCAATGCACTTCTGATTGCCCGCATATGCCACGTTCTTACTTTCGTTGGACTGATGTCATTGTATGTAGTCGCGGACTTGTCTATTTGGTTCCTGGTAGGTGTGCTCATTTCTGGTGCAATTTTAATCTATGAACACACGCTGGTGAAGCCAACAGACCTGTCCAAACTGGATATGGCATTCTTCAATATGAATGGCATCTTGAGTGTCGTGATGTTTACCTTTACGATGATTGATTTGGTGATTGCATGA
- the mtrB gene encoding trp RNA-binding attenuation protein MtrB: protein MAQPSGFNQDYFVVKAKENGVHVIGLTRGSDTRFHHTEKLDKGEVMIFQFTEHTSAIKVRGKAVIYSQHGVVDTTE, encoded by the coding sequence TTGGCACAACCATCGGGATTCAATCAGGATTATTTCGTAGTCAAAGCGAAGGAAAATGGCGTTCATGTGATCGGATTAACAAGAGGCTCTGATACGCGTTTTCATCATACAGAGAAGCTCGATAAAGGCGAAGTCATGATTTTTCAATTCACGGAGCACACCTCTGCGATTAAGGTGCGAGGGAAAGCAGTGATTTACTCGCAGCATGGCGTCGTGGATACGACCGAATAA
- a CDS encoding HU family DNA-binding protein has translation MNKTELIAKVAETTELTKKDATKAVDAVLDAIADALKTGDKVQLIGFGNFEVRERAARKGRNPQTGEEIEIASSKVPAFKPGKQLKDSIK, from the coding sequence ATGAACAAAACAGAACTGATTGCAAAAGTGGCTGAAACCACAGAACTCACCAAGAAAGATGCAACAAAAGCAGTTGATGCAGTTCTTGACGCAATTGCAGATGCATTGAAAACTGGTGACAAAGTCCAACTGATCGGCTTTGGTAACTTCGAAGTTCGTGAACGTGCGGCTCGTAAAGGTCGTAACCCACAAACTGGTGAAGAGATCGAAATCGCTTCCAGCAAAGTACCTGCGTTTAAACCAGGTAAACAACTCAAAGACTCCATCAAGTAG
- a CDS encoding demethylmenaquinone methyltransferase produces the protein MNQTQMNEKAEYVHSVFESIANDYDKMNNVISFGSHIAWRNYTMKQMNIQPGHTALDVACGTADWTIALAKAVGKEGSVVGLDFSQNMLDVGAYKVANAGVGNNVKLVNADAMNLPYEDNTFDFVTIGFALRNVPDVQQVLNEMARVVKPGGKVVSLEVSKPPFIPYRKLFYLYFYKILPFIAKLTVNKYEEYAWLPQSLTNFPDSRELASMFQKAGLDPVQVKLFMGGVSALHMGTKP, from the coding sequence GTGAACCAGACACAGATGAATGAGAAAGCAGAGTACGTTCACTCCGTTTTCGAGAGCATTGCAAACGATTACGATAAAATGAATAATGTAATCAGCTTTGGCAGTCATATTGCTTGGCGTAATTACACGATGAAGCAGATGAATATCCAGCCAGGGCATACGGCGTTGGATGTTGCTTGTGGTACAGCAGACTGGACCATTGCATTGGCCAAGGCAGTCGGTAAAGAAGGCAGTGTTGTTGGTCTTGATTTTAGCCAAAACATGCTGGATGTAGGGGCATATAAAGTGGCGAACGCAGGTGTTGGCAACAACGTAAAGCTAGTGAACGCAGATGCAATGAATCTGCCTTACGAGGATAATACATTCGACTTTGTGACAATCGGTTTTGCCTTGCGCAATGTACCCGATGTTCAGCAGGTTTTGAATGAAATGGCACGTGTTGTGAAACCGGGCGGTAAAGTCGTTTCTCTGGAAGTGTCCAAGCCCCCATTCATTCCGTACCGGAAGCTATTTTACTTATACTTCTACAAAATCTTGCCATTTATCGCGAAGCTGACAGTCAACAAGTACGAAGAGTATGCATGGCTGCCACAATCCCTGACCAATTTTCCGGACAGTCGCGAGCTGGCAAGCATGTTTCAGAAAGCAGGCTTGGACCCGGTTCAGGTCAAATTGTTTATGGGCGGCGTATCCGCTTTGCATATGGGCACAAAGCCATAG
- a CDS encoding stage VI sporulation protein F: MNNMSKRLFERLQGKATENVDEEKLRSLAGQVKRSDFEDETKLRQIIRTLATLSGKQLTPEKEDKVIEMFRNQEINLGDMSTLTKLLK; the protein is encoded by the coding sequence ATGAATAATATGTCAAAACGACTTTTTGAGCGCTTGCAAGGGAAAGCAACGGAAAATGTCGATGAAGAAAAGCTTCGTTCACTAGCGGGTCAGGTCAAGCGCAGTGATTTTGAAGACGAGACCAAGCTACGTCAAATCATTCGCACACTGGCTACCCTTAGCGGCAAGCAATTAACTCCTGAAAAAGAGGATAAGGTCATTGAAATGTTTCGCAATCAGGAAATCAATCTAGGTGACATGTCCACTTTGACCAAGCTGCTCAAATAA
- a CDS encoding 2Fe-2S iron-sulfur cluster-binding protein translates to MSTITLLTRAGSHEVSIEMDQSIVALAKKNNVVWGHACQRGVCAQCRTLVVEGAAYLNEVTPEEKLRLRKAERAEGYRLGCQTKIVSEGAVKVAHRPY, encoded by the coding sequence ATGTCAACGATCACACTACTTACTCGTGCAGGCAGTCATGAAGTCTCGATCGAGATGGATCAATCCATTGTTGCTCTTGCGAAAAAGAACAACGTCGTGTGGGGTCATGCATGCCAAAGAGGTGTATGTGCACAATGCCGTACACTTGTTGTAGAAGGGGCAGCGTACTTAAACGAAGTGACACCAGAAGAAAAACTGCGTTTGCGCAAGGCGGAACGCGCAGAAGGCTACAGATTAGGCTGCCAGACGAAGATTGTTTCAGAAGGAGCAGTCAAGGTAGCTCATCGGCCGTACTAG
- a CDS encoding NAD(P)H-dependent glycerol-3-phosphate dehydrogenase, with the protein MRKVEGDVLIQNVTVIGAGSWGTALATVLADNGHQVTLWVRDTKLAEEINSKHVNEKYLPGETLSVNIVATTNIQEAVIGKRIVLLVVPSHAMRQICQQVAPYLEPDVLLIHATKGFELESLKRMSEVIAEEVPKEIASRLAVLSGPSHAEEVVKRQPTTVVMASESEESMLRSQDLLMNTNFRVYTNPDLIGAEIAGALKNIIALGAGMSDGLGYGDNAKAALLTRGLAEISRLGIKLGAKPLTFSGLAGVGDLIATCTSKHSRNWRAGYMLGQGKKLDDVLAQMGMVVEGVRTTNAAFSLSQREQVEMPITSVLYGMLFEGKEARQGVEELMGRGKTFEMAYLNPDAE; encoded by the coding sequence ATGAGAAAAGTGGAGGGGGACGTATTGATTCAAAATGTTACGGTGATTGGTGCTGGAAGCTGGGGAACGGCACTTGCTACAGTTTTGGCGGACAACGGGCATCAGGTTACGCTTTGGGTACGTGATACCAAGCTGGCAGAAGAAATAAACAGCAAGCATGTGAATGAAAAGTACCTGCCGGGAGAAACGCTTTCAGTAAACATAGTGGCAACGACCAACATTCAAGAGGCTGTAATAGGCAAGCGAATCGTTCTTCTCGTTGTTCCTTCCCATGCCATGCGCCAAATCTGTCAACAAGTAGCTCCGTACTTAGAACCGGATGTCCTTTTGATTCATGCGACAAAAGGCTTTGAACTGGAAAGTCTGAAGCGAATGTCAGAAGTCATTGCGGAAGAAGTGCCGAAAGAGATTGCGTCCAGATTGGCTGTGTTGTCAGGACCAAGCCATGCCGAGGAAGTAGTCAAACGGCAACCAACGACAGTGGTAATGGCGTCTGAATCGGAAGAAAGCATGCTGCGCTCTCAAGATTTGCTGATGAATACGAATTTTCGTGTGTATACCAACCCGGATTTGATTGGCGCTGAGATCGCTGGAGCGTTGAAGAACATCATTGCACTTGGAGCAGGGATGTCTGATGGCTTAGGGTATGGAGACAACGCCAAGGCAGCCTTGTTGACCCGTGGATTGGCGGAAATTAGCCGTCTGGGCATCAAGCTCGGTGCGAAGCCGCTTACGTTTTCAGGTCTGGCTGGTGTTGGCGATTTGATTGCCACATGTACGAGTAAACACAGCCGAAACTGGCGTGCAGGCTATATGCTCGGACAAGGAAAAAAACTCGATGACGTGCTGGCACAGATGGGGATGGTTGTCGAAGGTGTTCGCACGACAAATGCAGCTTTTTCCTTATCGCAACGCGAGCAGGTTGAAATGCCAATCACTTCTGTTCTGTATGGCATGCTGTTTGAAGGAAAAGAAGCTCGTCAAGGCGTGGAAGAACTGATGGGGCGCGGAAAAACCTTTGAAATGGCGTACCTCAATCCCGATGCGGAATAA
- a CDS encoding 2Fe-2S iron-sulfur cluster-binding protein: protein MGKVTFLPSKKSVKARTGQTLVGVASSARVVIPQRCGGHASCLMCRVVVENGLLCPPTVLEKRKLPEKDLANGIRLACQAKTTEKDCTVRIPESKLKSVVAAALERQRKENEDGM from the coding sequence ATGGGGAAAGTAACCTTTCTCCCGAGCAAGAAGAGTGTGAAGGCGCGCACAGGGCAAACCTTGGTCGGTGTAGCCTCGTCAGCTCGCGTCGTAATCCCGCAGAGATGCGGTGGACACGCATCTTGTCTGATGTGCCGCGTGGTCGTTGAGAATGGCCTGCTGTGCCCGCCAACGGTGCTGGAAAAGCGCAAGCTGCCTGAAAAGGATCTCGCAAATGGGATTCGTTTGGCCTGTCAGGCAAAAACGACGGAAAAGGATTGTACGGTCAGGATTCCAGAAAGCAAGCTCAAATCAGTGGTAGCGGCTGCACTCGAGCGACAACGCAAAGAAAATGAAGATGGAATGTAA
- a CDS encoding heptaprenyl diphosphate synthase component 1 encodes MSKELSPNVEEVRSIIEQIYKRITHSYVEHYVDVPSMAENRLELLYLFLLEQGMPKEKASVLCTATGLVQLGLDTHELVKNEYDSSQNAERNRQLTVLAGDYYSSRYYHLLASAGEIQAIQVLSAAIQRVNEAKMRLYIAGRDSKILSDEEYWELRNTIDTGLYVAVVEEYADSADRRRFWSDLMKETAKVESVIGEWEQLKWQEQVPFGFARFLLQKPGATLAQVLSGVEGKAIELIGLCEQMVRTLHPAETRNMLASITARYSHRISRLKKVIEEM; translated from the coding sequence ATGAGCAAAGAACTTTCCCCGAATGTAGAAGAGGTTCGGTCCATTATCGAACAAATCTACAAGAGAATCACCCATTCCTATGTAGAACATTATGTTGACGTTCCTTCCATGGCGGAAAATCGTCTAGAGCTGTTGTACCTTTTTTTGCTGGAACAAGGTATGCCGAAGGAAAAGGCTTCGGTTTTATGTACAGCAACAGGACTTGTCCAATTGGGACTGGACACGCATGAGCTCGTGAAAAATGAGTACGACTCCTCGCAGAACGCGGAGCGAAACCGACAGTTGACCGTACTTGCAGGTGATTATTACAGCAGTCGCTATTATCACCTTCTGGCTTCAGCGGGTGAAATCCAAGCCATTCAAGTGTTGTCGGCAGCCATTCAACGAGTGAACGAAGCGAAAATGAGACTCTACATCGCTGGGCGAGATAGCAAGATTTTATCAGATGAAGAGTACTGGGAACTGCGAAATACGATTGATACGGGCTTATACGTGGCTGTTGTAGAGGAGTATGCCGATTCAGCTGATCGCCGTCGTTTCTGGAGCGATCTGATGAAGGAAACAGCCAAAGTAGAGAGTGTAATCGGAGAGTGGGAGCAGCTCAAATGGCAAGAACAAGTCCCTTTTGGTTTTGCCCGTTTTTTGTTGCAAAAACCTGGGGCTACACTCGCGCAAGTTTTGTCTGGCGTTGAGGGGAAAGCTATCGAATTAATCGGATTGTGTGAGCAAATGGTGCGTACGCTGCATCCGGCAGAGACGCGAAACATGCTTGCATCCATTACGGCACGGTACTCCCATCGGATCAGTCGCTTGAAGAAGGTAATTGAGGAGATGTAG
- the plsY gene encoding glycerol-3-phosphate 1-O-acyltransferase PlsY, which translates to MVLLSWVLSYLIGSISFSYLIAKKVAGIDIRSHGSGNAGATNTLRVLGKGPGIAVLLLDALKGIAAMGLTHLMTGDPAAYAVAGLFVIAGHNWPIFFGFRGGKGIATTLGVVLGFSPLAFLIAAVLAIIVIAITRFVSLGSLVIVTVIPFSLYLLDKPVSFIWASLAIAIFAYIRHYNNIRNLLSGNERKLGDKSNRKLG; encoded by the coding sequence ATGGTGTTATTATCCTGGGTGCTTAGCTATTTAATCGGTTCAATTAGCTTTAGCTATCTTATCGCCAAAAAAGTCGCAGGAATTGACATACGTTCTCATGGCAGCGGAAATGCCGGTGCAACCAATACCCTAAGGGTGTTAGGAAAAGGCCCCGGCATTGCCGTTCTCCTTCTTGATGCACTAAAAGGAATAGCTGCGATGGGACTGACTCACCTGATGACAGGAGACCCGGCAGCGTATGCAGTGGCAGGCTTGTTTGTTATTGCCGGTCACAATTGGCCGATCTTTTTTGGATTCCGCGGAGGGAAAGGCATTGCGACCACACTAGGTGTCGTGTTAGGGTTTTCTCCCTTGGCATTTTTGATCGCTGCCGTGTTGGCTATCATAGTCATTGCGATCACTCGCTTTGTTTCATTAGGATCATTGGTTATCGTAACGGTTATTCCATTTAGCCTTTACTTGTTGGACAAACCTGTTTCCTTTATTTGGGCGAGCTTGGCGATCGCAATCTTTGCTTACATTCGTCATTATAATAATATCCGCAATCTTCTTTCAGGAAACGAACGGAAACTAGGAGATAAGTCCAACCGAAAGCTGGGATAA
- the folE gene encoding GTP cyclohydrolase I FolE, with the protein MMNVDLDKIQQAVRMILEAVGDDPNREGVLDTPKRVAKMYAEVFEGMHIDEEQYFETVFSEDHEEMVLVKDIPFYSMCEHHLVPFFGKAHVAYVPRGGRVVGLSKLARAVDTVAKRPQLQERITATVADAIMRKLDPHGVVVVVEAEHMCMTMRGVKKPGSKTITSAVRGMFEKDAAARAEVFSLIR; encoded by the coding sequence ATGATGAACGTCGACTTAGATAAAATACAGCAAGCTGTTCGCATGATCCTAGAGGCAGTGGGGGATGATCCTAATCGTGAAGGAGTGCTGGATACCCCTAAGCGAGTTGCGAAAATGTACGCCGAAGTATTTGAGGGCATGCATATAGACGAAGAGCAGTATTTCGAGACTGTCTTTAGTGAAGATCATGAGGAAATGGTTCTAGTGAAGGACATTCCGTTTTACTCCATGTGTGAGCATCACTTGGTTCCCTTCTTCGGAAAAGCGCATGTCGCTTATGTACCGCGTGGAGGCCGTGTAGTAGGATTGAGTAAACTGGCGCGTGCGGTTGATACCGTAGCAAAACGTCCCCAGTTGCAAGAACGAATTACCGCAACAGTAGCGGACGCGATTATGCGCAAGCTCGATCCACATGGCGTGGTCGTGGTTGTAGAAGCAGAGCATATGTGCATGACGATGCGTGGTGTGAAAAAGCCAGGCTCGAAAACAATCACTTCTGCTGTTCGTGGGATGTTTGAGAAAGATGCGGCTGCCCGTGCAGAAGTATTTAGCTTGATTCGCTGA
- a CDS encoding menaquinone biosynthesis protein produces the protein MQKSLRVGQILYTNVLPVYFYFDQAKFEDRIEFIRQVPAQLNTAMANGAIDLGPISSFSYAEHASEYVALADLSVSAKGRVGSLFLFSKKPIEQVNGAKIALTNTSATTVNLLKIILHKFYDYEISYVTQEPILQEMLEDADAALLIGDDAIAAERTAKDLHVYDLGELWHQFTGYSMTFAIWALRRAVIADHYDLIADVHAAFLESKRKTRANTAPLIDYVHTHFGGEKEQWIHYFQGLQHDFGDVQRIGLEYYYRCAAELGLLSAPATVDLWQAGGRQTNTTLTR, from the coding sequence ATGCAAAAGTCTTTGCGTGTTGGACAAATTTTGTATACCAATGTATTGCCGGTTTACTTCTATTTTGATCAGGCGAAATTCGAAGACCGAATCGAATTCATCCGCCAAGTTCCTGCCCAGTTAAACACTGCAATGGCAAATGGCGCGATTGACTTGGGACCGATTTCTTCGTTTAGCTATGCAGAGCATGCCTCCGAATACGTGGCATTGGCAGACCTGTCTGTCAGTGCCAAAGGAAGGGTAGGCTCCCTTTTCTTGTTCAGCAAAAAGCCGATTGAACAAGTAAACGGTGCCAAAATAGCCTTGACCAACACATCGGCTACCACAGTGAACCTCTTAAAAATCATTCTCCATAAGTTTTACGATTATGAGATTTCCTACGTTACACAGGAACCCATTTTGCAAGAAATGTTGGAGGACGCTGATGCAGCGCTCTTGATCGGGGATGACGCCATTGCGGCTGAGCGCACGGCTAAAGACCTGCATGTCTATGACTTAGGAGAGCTGTGGCATCAATTTACGGGGTATTCCATGACCTTTGCCATTTGGGCTCTTCGTCGAGCGGTTATTGCCGATCATTATGATTTGATCGCGGACGTCCATGCCGCTTTTTTAGAGAGCAAAAGGAAGACAAGAGCGAATACAGCCCCATTGATTGACTACGTTCACACACATTTCGGTGGAGAGAAAGAGCAATGGATCCACTATTTCCAAGGATTACAGCACGATTTCGGTGACGTTCAGCGGATTGGACTGGAGTACTATTACCGATGCGCAGCGGAGCTGGGACTTCTATCGGCACCTGCAACCGTCGATCTGTGGCAAGCCGGCGGCCGACAGACCAATACTACGTTGACGAGATAG
- a CDS encoding lytic transglycosylase domain-containing protein, whose translation MIDRHAREGLFKAMKVPVSLQPYLQTLPQTYDASSLSYGDEGLFSDILQSQLATNGQRVISSQEILAKLDGSRNWKIPAHIQNEQSLSFAKGPSVPTPEILDKIDETAKAIGVDADLVREVVRAESNFNPNVESHAGAKGLMQLMDNTAKAMQVRNVYDPDENLEGGTKYLKSLLDRYDGDVKVALAAYNAGPGRMSRLGISSDDELEAKFDQLPQETQRYVDKIMSRLGSEGASY comes from the coding sequence ATGATAGATAGACATGCTAGGGAAGGGTTGTTCAAAGCTATGAAGGTGCCTGTATCACTTCAACCATATTTGCAAACACTGCCGCAAACCTATGACGCCTCTTCGCTTTCGTATGGAGACGAGGGGCTCTTCTCGGACATCCTGCAGTCCCAGTTAGCAACAAACGGCCAGCGGGTTATCAGTTCGCAGGAGATTTTGGCCAAGCTAGACGGTTCCAGGAACTGGAAGATCCCTGCCCATATTCAAAATGAGCAGTCCCTGTCTTTTGCAAAAGGGCCATCTGTTCCTACCCCGGAAATCTTGGACAAGATTGATGAGACAGCGAAAGCGATCGGAGTGGACGCTGATCTGGTGAGAGAGGTCGTCAGGGCAGAATCCAATTTCAATCCGAATGTAGAATCTCACGCAGGGGCGAAGGGCTTGATGCAGTTGATGGACAATACGGCAAAAGCCATGCAAGTCCGCAATGTATACGACCCTGATGAAAACCTTGAAGGTGGAACAAAATATTTGAAGTCGCTTTTGGATCGTTATGATGGAGATGTAAAAGTAGCACTTGCTGCTTACAATGCTGGTCCAGGTCGGATGAGTCGTCTGGGAATCAGCAGTGATGACGAGCTTGAAGCGAAGTTTGACCAATTGCCGCAAGAGACACAGCGCTATGTAGACAAGATCATGAGCCGACTGGGGTCAGAAGGGGCATCATACTAG